Proteins encoded within one genomic window of Nitrospina gracilis 3/211:
- a CDS encoding urate hydroxylase PuuD, protein MWVAEFFHVVFGIFWIGLLWFFNIIQVSSMPQLTEQGAAKPYTQVVLPKALWWFRHMAWLTVVSGIIYYGVGRGQVEGIPSMTIHIGMVLGIIMMINVWAFIWPNQKKIIAGELEGDALAKAKKTAFVASRTNAILSIPMLMCMIVANHGSWTF, encoded by the coding sequence ATGTGGGTAGCTGAATTTTTTCACGTCGTGTTCGGGATTTTCTGGATTGGCCTGCTTTGGTTTTTCAATATCATTCAGGTTTCCAGCATGCCCCAATTGACGGAACAGGGAGCTGCCAAACCTTATACCCAGGTCGTCCTGCCGAAAGCCCTCTGGTGGTTTCGTCATATGGCTTGGCTGACCGTCGTGTCGGGAATCATTTACTACGGCGTCGGCCGTGGCCAGGTGGAAGGTATTCCCAGCATGACGATTCACATCGGTATGGTTTTGGGTATCATCATGATGATCAACGTCTGGGCATTCATCTGGCCCAATCAGAAAAAGATCATCGCGGGCGAACTGGAAGGCGATGCGCTGGCCAAAGCGAAAAAGACAGCTTTTGTGGCAAGCCGCACCAATGCCATCCTGTCCATCCCCATGCTGATGTGCATGATCGTGGCCAACCACGGAAGTTGGACATTCTAA